A DNA window from Pseudoalteromonas marina contains the following coding sequences:
- a CDS encoding sensor domain-containing diguanylate cyclase produces MLNKLFPVLNLRLLIVLLAFSAALATLISSFHSTYQVQKEQLISHTLESNFAYANKLASATDNFLESAKQQLVYSANKIEQNINNAALLQEEVTRLNLQTNSFNSVVISNNGVINATSPYLPEIIGKSISSPGATQALKEKKPLISMPYMSAANNLIIFISHPLFNEEGNYLGYVGGSLYLKERNILNDLLEQHFYEGGSHLYVVDANKQILYHPDNKRIGTSVANNKVINAVITGEAGQAVVVNSKGVKMLAGFSPVINSNWGVVAQRPIKATLASLDTLIMEVFARTLPMALLTFILIGVFSYFISRPLKQLASSANRLDEVNSIEKLKRIKAWYFESQRLKLAMLNGVNILQTQIGQLKHDAQTDPLTNTHNRRSLNGLLSQLMLKQTPFAILEIDIDFFKRVNDTFGHDKGDEALKVLADIIKKISRKGDIVSRIGGEEFLLVLPHEDSQSALKIAERLRTTVETTQMETIGFITVSIGIATWPTHSNNIDQVYKCADKALYHAKEHGRNRCVVAEPS; encoded by the coding sequence TTGCTGAATAAATTATTTCCTGTGCTTAATCTGCGTCTTCTTATTGTGCTATTGGCTTTTTCTGCGGCTTTAGCCACGCTCATTAGTAGTTTTCATTCAACGTACCAAGTACAAAAAGAGCAGTTAATAAGCCATACATTAGAAAGTAACTTCGCTTACGCTAATAAATTAGCTTCAGCAACCGACAACTTTTTAGAGTCGGCAAAACAACAACTTGTATATTCAGCAAATAAAATTGAGCAAAACATAAATAATGCAGCATTACTGCAAGAAGAAGTAACGCGCTTAAATTTGCAAACAAATAGCTTTAATTCAGTAGTTATAAGTAATAATGGGGTTATAAATGCCACATCCCCTTATTTACCTGAAATCATAGGAAAATCAATTTCCTCTCCCGGCGCAACACAGGCTTTAAAAGAAAAAAAGCCACTTATTAGTATGCCGTACATGTCAGCAGCCAATAATTTAATTATATTTATATCGCATCCCTTATTTAACGAAGAAGGGAATTATTTAGGCTACGTGGGCGGCTCGTTATATTTAAAAGAAAGAAATATTTTAAACGATCTCCTAGAGCAACACTTTTACGAAGGGGGATCGCACCTTTATGTCGTCGATGCTAATAAGCAAATCCTGTATCACCCAGATAATAAACGAATAGGTACAAGCGTTGCCAATAATAAAGTAATCAATGCGGTTATTACAGGGGAGGCGGGGCAAGCCGTTGTTGTAAACAGCAAAGGGGTAAAAATGCTCGCAGGATTTTCACCCGTTATTAATTCAAACTGGGGCGTAGTGGCCCAACGTCCCATCAAAGCAACACTTGCGTCTCTAGATACATTAATCATGGAAGTATTTGCAAGAACGCTCCCCATGGCGTTGCTCACCTTCATACTCATAGGTGTATTTTCGTATTTTATTTCACGCCCATTAAAGCAACTCGCTAGTAGCGCAAACAGACTCGACGAAGTAAACAGCATAGAAAAGCTAAAAAGAATAAAAGCGTGGTACTTTGAAAGCCAAAGATTGAAGCTGGCCATGCTTAATGGCGTCAATATTTTACAAACACAGATAGGGCAACTTAAGCACGATGCCCAAACCGATCCGCTGACAAACACCCACAATCGTAGAAGCTTAAATGGTTTACTTAGCCAGCTAATGTTAAAGCAAACACCTTTTGCTATTTTAGAAATAGACATCGATTTTTTTAAACGTGTGAACGATACCTTTGGGCACGATAAAGGCGATGAAGCACTTAAAGTATTAGCCGATATTATAAAAAAGATCTCTCGAAAAGGGGATATTGTATCGCGTATTGGTGGTGAAGAGTTTTTACTTGTATTGCCTCATGAAGATAGCCAAAGCGCTCTAAAAATAGCAGAGCGATTACGCACCACTGTTGAAACAACGCAAATGGAAACAATCGGTTTTATTACCGTTTCAATCGGAATTGCAACTTGGCCAACCCATAGCAATAACATCGACCAAGTATATAAATGTGCAGACAAAGCGCTTTACCATGCTAAAGAGCATGGCCGTAATCGCTGCGTAGTGGCAGAGCCTAGTTAG
- a CDS encoding thermostable hemolysin produces the protein MQLAQLNLSLDNISNSAHLITARENGEHRNALESAVKDGFLVAYNATLKSFMPLLCQYTTIEGQCTLGLRQATSPLFIEQYTAEPIEHFLLEQTPRSKIFELGNLCSTHRRATLGHFIVVNEALYNTEAKYLVFCATKKVRAMVRMLGVNCTEVAVANSFVVENPLSWGSYYANQPTVCIVNLAQAHQQVLNTPMLLNIKQQNTQQINALMTALESL, from the coding sequence ATGCAATTAGCACAGTTAAATTTATCACTAGATAACATATCAAATTCGGCACATTTAATAACTGCTCGAGAAAATGGTGAGCATCGTAATGCACTAGAATCTGCGGTAAAAGATGGCTTTTTAGTAGCTTACAATGCAACGCTTAAATCATTTATGCCACTACTTTGTCAATACACAACAATTGAGGGGCAATGTACGTTAGGTTTAAGGCAAGCTACCTCTCCCTTATTTATTGAGCAGTACACTGCAGAGCCCATTGAGCACTTTTTATTAGAACAAACTCCGCGTAGCAAAATATTTGAGCTAGGTAACTTATGCTCTACACATCGCAGGGCAACGCTTGGTCATTTTATTGTTGTTAACGAGGCGCTTTACAATACTGAAGCTAAGTATTTAGTATTTTGCGCCACAAAAAAAGTACGGGCGATGGTTCGAATGCTGGGGGTTAATTGCACTGAGGTTGCTGTTGCAAACAGCTTTGTGGTTGAAAACCCATTAAGTTGGGGAAGTTATTATGCAAATCAACCTACGGTGTGCATTGTTAATTTAGCGCAGGCACATCAGCAAGTACTTAACACACCCATGCTGTTAAATATTAAACAGCAAAATACACAACAAATTAATGCCTTGATGACTGCGTTGGAGAGCTTATGA
- a CDS encoding AMP-binding protein has protein sequence MSLLNNINKVANESVVVSYLANKVMPISALELQQETNKLTAILNALDSGAIAFQLDNTPAWLVVDAATSAANKVAVPIAHFFSQQQTQYVLAQCGAQFFISDMPRHSLGKHSLSVTLFEHYTLYIYQLDAIEPVDYFTGTQKITFTSGSTGEPKGVCLSTQSQMQVAQSLCEQINISNPVHLCLLPLPVLLENIAGVYAPLLSGGCVHLMPLNELGFVGSGLKNPNKLIGAIDSVKPNTLILVPELLTCLIAFAKQGWQPPKSLKFIAVGGARVSNSLILTAREYNLPVYQGYGLSEAASVVSLNTPNDDDINSAGEVLGHVETKVENDELFIKGALFLGYLNQAPHNPNTWYATGDLVSKRNNKLYIKGRVKNLIITSMGRNVSAEWPESLILSQSAIQQAVVFGESQPFLSALIYAAPEFSDEQLKAHLKTVNQQLPDYAQIKKWHRLAQPLSEQQGLLTANNRPKRAAISQHYSPIFEQFYRLGEVIHE, from the coding sequence ATGAGCCTATTAAATAATATTAATAAGGTAGCGAATGAGTCGGTGGTTGTTAGTTACTTAGCCAATAAAGTGATGCCTATTAGCGCTTTGGAGTTACAACAAGAAACTAATAAGCTAACAGCTATTCTTAACGCTTTAGACTCAGGTGCAATTGCCTTCCAGCTTGATAACACTCCAGCTTGGCTGGTTGTTGATGCCGCAACCAGTGCAGCAAACAAGGTTGCGGTGCCTATCGCCCATTTTTTTAGTCAGCAGCAAACACAGTATGTGCTAGCGCAATGTGGTGCGCAGTTTTTTATTAGTGATATGCCTCGTCATTCGCTTGGTAAGCATTCATTATCGGTAACATTATTTGAGCATTATACCCTTTATATTTATCAGCTCGATGCGATTGAACCCGTGGACTATTTTACTGGTACGCAAAAAATTACATTTACTTCAGGTTCTACTGGCGAGCCAAAAGGGGTGTGCTTATCAACACAAAGCCAGATGCAGGTAGCTCAGTCATTATGTGAGCAAATAAACATTAGTAACCCCGTGCATTTATGCTTACTTCCGCTGCCAGTACTACTGGAAAATATAGCGGGTGTGTATGCACCTTTGTTAAGTGGCGGTTGTGTACATTTAATGCCGCTAAACGAATTAGGTTTTGTTGGCTCAGGGTTAAAAAATCCTAACAAACTCATTGGTGCAATCGATAGTGTAAAACCTAACACCCTTATTTTAGTGCCTGAGTTATTAACGTGTTTAATTGCGTTTGCAAAACAAGGTTGGCAGCCGCCAAAGTCACTTAAGTTTATTGCTGTTGGCGGAGCACGGGTTAGTAACTCTTTAATTTTAACTGCACGAGAATATAACCTACCGGTTTATCAAGGTTATGGTTTGTCTGAGGCGGCCTCAGTGGTGAGTTTAAACACCCCCAATGATGACGACATAAATAGTGCTGGTGAAGTATTAGGGCACGTTGAAACGAAAGTTGAAAATGATGAGTTATTTATTAAAGGAGCGTTATTCTTAGGGTATTTAAATCAAGCGCCGCATAACCCAAATACCTGGTACGCCACTGGCGACTTAGTATCTAAGCGTAATAATAAGCTGTACATAAAAGGGCGAGTAAAAAATCTGATCATCACCAGTATGGGGCGTAATGTTAGCGCCGAATGGCCTGAATCATTAATTTTAAGCCAAAGTGCGATACAGCAAGCGGTGGTGTTTGGTGAAAGCCAGCCATTTTTAAGCGCGCTTATATATGCGGCACCCGAGTTTAGTGATGAGCAATTAAAAGCACATTTAAAAACAGTAAACCAGCAACTTCCTGACTACGCACAGATTAAAAAGTGGCACCGTTTAGCCCAACCTTTAAGCGAGCAGCAAGGGTTATTAACCGCTAATAATCGCCCTAAACGAGCGGCAATTAGCCAGCACTACAGCCCTATTTTTGAACAGTTCTACAGACTTGGAGAAGTGATCCATGAGTGA
- a CDS encoding TenA family transcriptional regulator translates to MSDFFNTLKAQTQNEREYLLAAPIIQRVFNGQATLEEYASFLAQAYHHVKHTVPLMMSLGARLTDEQEWLREAVAEYIEEEIGHQEWVLNDIAACGFDKESVRHSQPQFATEMMVSYAYDSIARKNPLSFFGMVHVLEGTSIALADGAATNIANAIGLPKKAFSYLTSHGALDIEHVKFFENLINQITDEADQQAILHGAKCFYRLYGDIFRALDDEPFFKASAQEQHA, encoded by the coding sequence ATGAGTGATTTTTTTAATACATTAAAAGCACAAACTCAAAACGAGCGTGAGTACTTATTAGCTGCGCCAATTATACAGCGTGTATTTAACGGACAAGCAACGCTTGAAGAGTATGCCTCGTTTTTAGCACAGGCTTATCATCATGTAAAACACACTGTTCCTTTAATGATGTCACTTGGCGCACGTTTAACTGATGAGCAAGAATGGTTACGTGAAGCGGTAGCTGAATATATTGAAGAAGAAATTGGTCATCAAGAGTGGGTGCTAAACGACATTGCAGCCTGTGGGTTTGATAAAGAAAGTGTGCGCCATAGTCAGCCACAATTCGCCACTGAAATGATGGTGTCGTATGCCTACGATAGTATTGCACGTAAAAATCCGCTTAGCTTTTTTGGCATGGTTCACGTATTAGAGGGGACCTCAATTGCGCTTGCTGATGGAGCCGCAACAAACATAGCGAATGCAATAGGGCTTCCTAAAAAAGCATTTAGCTATTTAACCTCTCACGGCGCGCTTGATATAGAGCACGTAAAGTTTTTTGAAAACTTAATAAACCAAATTACTGACGAGGCGGATCAGCAGGCTATTTTACATGGTGCAAAATGTTTTTATCGTTTGTACGGCGATATTTTTCGCGCTTTAGATGACGAGCCGTTTTTTAAAGCATCAGCACAAGAGCAACACGCATGA
- a CDS encoding SDR family oxidoreductase translates to MNTGLCVLTGATGGIGQAIAKTLHGQGWQLLLVGRNSDALNTLSSQCPGSIVFVGDLTVAENMLALAIKAKKLGGAKLLINNAGINVMQSLSASSSEQIDNLLSTNLAVPMKLCQLFLAQLHANKGSIVNVGSSFGSIGYPYQTLYCASKFGLRGFSEALSRELSDTPVKVSYLAPRATDTDINDAQIRAMNKALGNQMDSPQLVADELVALLNSNKTRRFIGFPEKLFARINGVFPGIVDNAIAKQLPKIKQFLG, encoded by the coding sequence ATGAATACCGGCTTATGTGTATTAACTGGTGCGACAGGTGGAATTGGTCAAGCGATTGCTAAAACATTACACGGCCAAGGTTGGCAACTGCTCTTGGTGGGGCGAAATAGTGATGCCCTCAATACGTTAAGTAGCCAATGTCCCGGTAGTATAGTTTTTGTGGGGGATTTAACGGTTGCCGAAAACATGTTGGCACTCGCCATTAAAGCCAAAAAATTAGGGGGCGCTAAGTTACTCATAAACAATGCAGGCATTAATGTAATGCAAAGCTTAAGTGCATCGAGTAGTGAGCAAATTGATAATCTACTGAGCACTAATTTAGCCGTCCCTATGAAATTATGTCAGCTGTTTTTAGCGCAGTTGCACGCGAATAAAGGCTCCATAGTTAATGTTGGGTCGTCATTTGGCAGCATAGGTTACCCGTATCAAACACTTTACTGTGCTAGTAAGTTCGGTTTACGTGGTTTTAGCGAAGCGCTATCACGAGAGCTTTCAGACACACCCGTTAAAGTTAGTTATTTAGCACCAAGAGCAACCGATACAGATATTAATGATGCACAAATACGAGCAATGAATAAGGCGCTTGGTAATCAAATGGACTCCCCGCAGTTGGTAGCTGATGAGTTAGTTGCGTTATTAAACTCAAATAAAACCAGACGATTTATTGGTTTTCCTGAGAAACTTTTTGCACGTATCAATGGCGTTTTTCCAGGTATCGTGGATAACGCAATTGCCAAACAGCTTCCTAAAATAAAACAGTTTTTAGGTTAA
- a CDS encoding response regulator, whose translation MHLLLVEDDHLVAQGLCRSLRQEGYSVEHSATVKHALQCLGSGEIELVILDLGLPDGDGSQILKHIKAQKKVIPVVILTARSSIDDKVQGLDMGADDYLAKPFEPAELFARLRVASRRVNQAQSSLLQCGEVTMDTSAHSVTLSDELLSLPRKEYMLLKALLENQGRVQSKQQLENKLYQWGEEVGSNTIEVHIHHLRKKFPSDFIKTLRGIGYVVGKR comes from the coding sequence ATGCATTTATTATTAGTTGAAGATGATCATCTTGTGGCGCAAGGGCTTTGCCGCTCATTGCGCCAAGAAGGCTACAGTGTAGAGCATAGCGCAACGGTTAAGCATGCATTGCAATGCTTAGGCAGTGGTGAAATAGAGTTGGTTATACTTGACCTAGGTTTACCCGATGGTGATGGTTCACAAATTTTAAAGCACATAAAAGCGCAAAAAAAAGTGATTCCGGTGGTTATACTAACTGCACGTAGTAGCATAGATGACAAGGTGCAAGGGCTTGATATGGGCGCTGATGATTATTTAGCTAAGCCATTTGAACCAGCCGAATTATTTGCTCGTTTGCGCGTAGCGAGCCGCCGAGTAAATCAAGCTCAGTCGAGTTTATTACAGTGTGGTGAAGTGACTATGGACACGTCAGCGCATAGTGTCACACTCAGCGATGAGCTGCTTTCTTTGCCACGTAAAGAGTACATGCTGCTAAAGGCGCTCTTGGAAAACCAAGGTCGCGTGCAATCTAAACAGCAGTTAGAAAATAAACTCTATCAGTGGGGTGAAGAGGTTGGCTCCAACACCATTGAAGTACATATTCATCACCTACGAAAAAAATTCCCCAGCGATTTTATTAAAACTCTCCGTGGTATTGGCTATGTCGTGGGAAAGAGATAG
- a CDS encoding ATP-binding protein codes for MSIRKRLTLILLSMMVLTCFLALVKGYQKSMSHGEQLLDSELKVVAGVLMQQPLSINAMAPKIQDSAQLLYQIWQAGELLSGSDELNLDLSQYQAGFQTLNIAGQRMRVFVFVTSLRTVIVAEPIAKRFELAEAVILSAMLPMLWAVPLLALFISFFVKYALAPLTRLSKQLALRQANDFTAINWQVTDEEIKPVISRLNDLFKRVETAYLRERFFASDAAHELRTPLSSLKINVHNLAAQQGDNQELQAMTQGINRLSNIVEQMLILGRTQPEQWQKQFKEQSLLAITQEGVSQLYEKIEAKNHTISLEGDDFIINGDEFTLVTLISNLLSNAIKYAPANGQIKITLKQMHKQRIWQIEDSGPGMTNDQKQRIFNRFYRVGGDQHPSGEQGAGLGMAIVQHIIAIYRAEIHLTDSDLGGLKVQVVFAGAKCD; via the coding sequence ATGTCAATTCGTAAGCGTTTAACTCTTATTTTACTGTCAATGATGGTGTTAACCTGCTTTTTAGCTTTAGTCAAAGGCTACCAAAAAAGTATGAGCCATGGTGAGCAATTACTCGATAGTGAACTAAAAGTGGTCGCTGGAGTGTTGATGCAACAGCCTTTATCTATAAACGCCATGGCGCCAAAAATACAAGACAGCGCCCAGTTACTGTATCAAATTTGGCAAGCTGGTGAGCTTCTTAGTGGCTCTGACGAATTAAATCTTGATTTAAGCCAGTATCAAGCGGGTTTTCAAACGCTTAATATTGCAGGGCAGCGAATGCGGGTATTCGTTTTTGTCACTTCTTTACGCACCGTTATTGTTGCTGAGCCGATTGCTAAGCGGTTTGAACTTGCCGAGGCGGTTATTTTATCAGCTATGTTGCCTATGCTCTGGGCGGTTCCTTTGCTTGCGCTATTTATTAGCTTTTTTGTTAAATATGCACTGGCACCATTAACCCGTTTATCAAAACAGTTAGCTCTGCGCCAAGCAAATGACTTCACTGCGATCAATTGGCAGGTGACAGATGAAGAAATAAAACCGGTGATCAGCCGCTTAAACGATTTATTTAAACGCGTAGAAACCGCCTATTTACGAGAGCGTTTTTTTGCCTCTGATGCGGCACATGAATTACGTACTCCCCTGAGCAGTTTAAAAATTAATGTGCACAATTTGGCTGCTCAACAAGGAGATAACCAAGAACTACAAGCCATGACCCAAGGTATTAATCGACTGTCCAATATAGTCGAGCAAATGCTAATACTAGGGCGTACTCAGCCAGAGCAGTGGCAAAAACAGTTTAAGGAGCAGTCATTATTAGCGATCACGCAAGAAGGTGTTAGCCAGTTGTATGAAAAAATAGAGGCTAAAAATCACACTATCAGTCTTGAAGGAGATGATTTTATCATTAACGGTGATGAATTTACCTTAGTGACGCTGATTTCAAACCTACTTAGCAATGCTATAAAGTACGCACCAGCCAATGGACAAATAAAAATAACACTAAAGCAGATGCACAAGCAGCGTATTTGGCAAATAGAAGACAGTGGCCCAGGTATGACGAACGATCAAAAACAACGGATATTTAACCGTTTTTATCGTGTTGGCGGTGACCAACACCCTTCGGGTGAACAAGGTGCGGGCTTAGGTATGGCAATAGTGCAGCATATTATTGCTATTTATCGCGCTGAAATTCACTTAACGGATAGTGATTTGGGTGGCTTAAAAGTACAGGTAGTTTTTGCAGGAGCTAAATGTGATTAA
- a CDS encoding cupredoxin domain-containing protein, producing the protein MIKQLIRPYLYCCVFLSFNAASKDYRIVLKDHLFYPAEIVVPANKKVRLLIENQDSTPEEFDSFDLNREKVLYPKRKSVIYIGPLIPGRYEFFGEFSPNTARGAVIVTEKERSNANN; encoded by the coding sequence GTGATTAAACAACTTATTAGGCCTTACTTATATTGTTGTGTATTTTTATCATTTAACGCCGCCAGTAAAGACTATCGTATTGTACTTAAAGATCATTTGTTTTACCCCGCAGAAATCGTCGTACCGGCAAATAAAAAGGTACGCTTGTTAATCGAAAATCAAGATAGTACGCCTGAAGAGTTCGACAGTTTCGATCTCAATCGAGAGAAAGTACTTTACCCAAAGCGCAAAAGCGTTATTTATATCGGGCCATTAATCCCTGGGCGCTATGAATTTTTTGGCGAGTTTTCGCCCAATACGGCGCGTGGTGCTGTCATAGTGACTGAAAAGGAGCGTTCTAATGCTAATAACTAG
- a CDS encoding cold-shock protein, producing the protein MSNIVSGTVKWFNESKGFGFIEQENGPDVFAHFSAIKSEGFKTLAEGQRVEFTLSQGQKGPQADNITAV; encoded by the coding sequence ATGTCTAACATCGTATCAGGTACAGTTAAGTGGTTCAACGAGTCTAAAGGTTTTGGTTTCATCGAGCAAGAAAATGGCCCAGACGTTTTCGCACATTTCTCAGCAATCAAAAGCGAAGGTTTCAAAACTTTAGCTGAAGGCCAACGTGTAGAGTTCACTCTTTCACAAGGTCAAAAAGGTCCTCAAGCTGATAACATCACAGCTGTATAA
- a CDS encoding transporter substrate-binding domain-containing protein, translated as MNYNLTFFILFLSFSTLAEEPLLVVTELAPPNQVLIDGEVQGKGTQYIRDIFKQAGLTPDIQMYPWARAYKMASEEKNTFIYSIARTPEREDQFQWVGEIGRFEMGFVGLSDRTDIVINNINQAKNYKIAMQHNDFSTQTLTKMGFEGVITSDIQHSYKLLLAKKVDLILDDPLYMLQYSDYFKLKPGHLKFIFKIDALTTVAYLAANKDTDKVLIEKMEEAHKQVSKTKRSPYGK; from the coding sequence GTGAATTATAATCTGACCTTTTTTATCCTTTTTTTATCATTTAGCACTTTAGCTGAAGAGCCTTTGCTGGTTGTTACAGAATTAGCACCACCTAATCAAGTTTTAATAGACGGTGAAGTTCAAGGTAAAGGGACACAGTACATAAGAGATATATTTAAACAGGCTGGTTTAACACCAGACATACAAATGTACCCTTGGGCCCGCGCCTACAAAATGGCAAGCGAGGAAAAAAATACGTTTATTTACAGCATTGCTCGCACGCCAGAACGTGAAGATCAATTTCAGTGGGTAGGGGAAATTGGTCGCTTTGAAATGGGATTTGTTGGGCTATCAGACAGAACCGATATAGTAATCAATAATATTAACCAAGCAAAAAATTACAAAATAGCTATGCAACATAACGACTTCTCGACCCAAACTCTCACTAAAATGGGGTTTGAGGGCGTTATAACTTCAGATATACAGCATTCTTATAAGTTACTACTAGCCAAAAAAGTAGACCTAATATTGGATGACCCGCTTTATATGCTCCAATATAGTGATTACTTTAAACTTAAACCGGGCCACTTAAAATTTATTTTTAAAATAGATGCCTTAACAACGGTTGCTTATTTAGCTGCAAATAAAGATACAGATAAAGTTCTTATAGAAAAAATGGAAGAAGCGCACAAACAAGTGAGCAAAACTAAAAGAAGCCCTTACGGTAAATGA
- a CDS encoding NupC/NupG family nucleoside CNT transporter, whose amino-acid sequence MTTFMSLVGMCVLLGIAFAASTNRKAINLRTVAIAFAMQVVIGGFVLFFDAGKNVLASMSAAVSSVIGYANDGIGFLFGPLASQDTLGFIFAIQVLPVIVFFSALVAVLYHIGIMDWIIKILGGGLQKLLKTSRTESLSATANIFVGQTEAPLIVKPFIATMTKSELFAVMVGGLATVAGSVMAGYVIIGVELKYLIAASFMAAPGGFLMAKMIVPETETPKDNLADLDLNDDDKPVNVIDAAASGAANGMHLALNVGAMLLAFVALIALLNGLLGGVGGWFDHPTLTLQEILGYVFAPVAWLLGVPWDEAIIAGSFIGQKIVVNEFVAYLDFINYRDTLSAHTQAIVTFALCGFANLSSIAILLGGLGGMAPSRRKDIARLGLRAVLAGSMANLMSAAIAGFFLSLA is encoded by the coding sequence ATGACAACATTTATGAGCTTGGTTGGCATGTGTGTGCTGCTGGGCATTGCCTTTGCCGCGTCAACTAATCGCAAGGCAATTAATTTAAGAACCGTTGCTATAGCATTTGCAATGCAAGTTGTTATTGGCGGCTTTGTTCTGTTTTTTGACGCAGGAAAAAACGTATTAGCAAGTATGTCAGCAGCCGTTTCATCGGTTATTGGCTACGCGAATGACGGGATAGGCTTTTTGTTTGGCCCGCTGGCATCGCAAGACACGCTAGGTTTTATTTTTGCAATTCAGGTTTTGCCCGTTATTGTGTTTTTCTCAGCGCTGGTCGCTGTTTTATATCACATAGGCATTATGGACTGGATAATTAAGATTTTAGGCGGTGGTTTACAAAAGCTTTTAAAAACCTCGCGTACAGAATCACTTTCAGCGACGGCAAATATATTTGTTGGCCAAACTGAAGCGCCGTTAATTGTTAAACCTTTTATAGCAACAATGACCAAGTCTGAGTTATTTGCTGTAATGGTAGGTGGCTTAGCCACTGTAGCTGGCTCTGTAATGGCTGGTTACGTAATTATTGGTGTAGAGCTTAAGTACTTAATTGCAGCCAGCTTTATGGCGGCACCAGGTGGTTTTTTAATGGCAAAAATGATTGTGCCAGAAACCGAAACACCTAAAGATAACTTAGCTGATTTAGATTTAAACGACGATGATAAACCGGTAAACGTAATTGATGCTGCTGCATCAGGTGCGGCAAATGGTATGCATTTAGCACTTAATGTTGGTGCAATGCTACTGGCATTCGTAGCGTTAATTGCGCTTCTAAATGGTTTATTAGGTGGTGTAGGCGGATGGTTTGATCATCCAACATTAACGCTACAAGAAATTTTAGGTTATGTATTTGCTCCTGTTGCATGGTTACTCGGTGTACCGTGGGATGAAGCAATTATAGCCGGCAGCTTTATTGGTCAAAAGATAGTAGTAAACGAGTTTGTTGCTTACTTAGACTTTATAAATTATCGCGATACGTTAAGTGCGCACACACAAGCAATTGTTACGTTTGCTTTGTGTGGATTCGCTAACTTATCATCGATAGCCATTTTACTAGGTGGGTTAGGCGGTATGGCGCCTAGCAGGCGGAAGGATATCGCACGCTTAGGGCTCAGAGCAGTGTTAGCAGGATCTATGGCTAACCTTATGAGCGCAGCAATTGCTGGGTTTTTCCTCTCGCTAGCTTAG
- the udk gene encoding uridine kinase gives MTRTTIIAIAGASASGKSLFSQTIYNELVNELEPGAIAIIEEDAYYKDQSHLPMAHRTQTNYDHPDAFEHELMLEHLTQLRSGNSVEVPTYDYAQHTRSDKTRRVAAAKILIVEGILLLSDKALNKEFDIKVFIDTPLDICLMRRMQRDMEQRGRTLQSVVEQYQATVRPMFYQFIEPSKHNADLVVTRGGMNRVAIDIIKSKIKYLLQE, from the coding sequence GTGACACGAACAACTATTATAGCTATTGCTGGCGCGTCTGCGTCGGGCAAATCTCTGTTTAGCCAAACTATATACAACGAGTTGGTTAATGAGCTTGAACCGGGCGCAATTGCCATTATTGAAGAAGATGCTTATTACAAGGATCAGTCGCATTTGCCGATGGCTCATCGAACGCAAACGAACTACGACCACCCTGATGCATTTGAACATGAGTTAATGCTTGAACATTTAACTCAACTTCGTAGTGGAAATTCAGTAGAAGTACCAACATATGATTATGCACAGCATACCCGCAGCGATAAAACGCGACGTGTAGCCGCTGCAAAAATTTTAATTGTTGAAGGTATTTTATTACTGAGCGACAAAGCGCTAAATAAAGAATTTGATATTAAGGTATTTATAGATACTCCTTTAGATATCTGCTTAATGCGTCGTATGCAACGTGATATGGAGCAGCGAGGCAGAACGTTACAATCTGTTGTTGAACAGTATCAAGCAACTGTAAGACCGATGTTTTATCAATTTATTGAGCCTTCTAAGCATAATGCAGATTTAGTAGTGACTCGAGGCGGCATGAACCGCGTTGCGATTGATATTATAAAAAGTAAAATTAAATATTTACTACAAGAATAA